Proteins encoded by one window of Corynebacterium amycolatum:
- a CDS encoding RNA polymerase sigma factor — translation MTPARLVSNDEYITQLALKAGRGDQAALTEFVRLTQKDVWRLVAHLGGVDAADDLTQETYLRVMGALPRFAARSSARTWLLSLARRVWVDSVRHDSARPKKSAVEVENAAEQFTTGESWSELADARVLLEQLPEERREALILTQVLGYSYAEAAEIAGCRVGTIRSRVARARRDLVAALGDGDSVNGDSTAV, via the coding sequence ATGACTCCTGCACGCCTCGTCTCTAATGACGAATACATCACGCAGCTGGCGCTGAAAGCCGGTCGCGGTGATCAGGCTGCGCTGACGGAGTTCGTGCGGCTGACGCAGAAGGACGTGTGGCGTTTGGTCGCACATCTGGGCGGCGTTGATGCTGCGGATGATTTAACGCAGGAGACGTATCTGCGTGTCATGGGGGCACTTCCCCGTTTTGCGGCGCGTTCTTCTGCCCGCACCTGGCTGTTGTCGCTGGCCCGGCGCGTGTGGGTGGATTCGGTCCGCCATGATTCGGCGCGCCCGAAGAAGTCTGCGGTGGAAGTGGAAAACGCTGCCGAGCAGTTTACGACTGGCGAGTCGTGGTCAGAGCTCGCCGACGCCCGCGTGCTGCTGGAGCAGCTGCCGGAAGAACGCCGCGAGGCGCTCATTCTGACGCAGGTGCTGGGTTACTCCTACGCGGAGGCCGCGGAAATCGCAGGTTGTCGCGTGGGCACTATTCGCTCACGCGTCGCCCGTGCGCGCCGCGATTTGGTTGCCGCACTTGGCGACGGCGACAGTGTCAACGGCGACTCTACAGCTGTTTAG